One segment of Desulfobaccales bacterium DNA contains the following:
- a CDS encoding thermonuclease family protein yields the protein MSWRWLCRLLLAGLVLAGAAACGAGPTQAPATGVVAQVQDGDTLTLTDGRRVRLVGIDAPELEKEGQPAEFLAHKAKKVLTELTRGQRVRLEYDQLRYDRFQRLLAYVFLEDGTFVNRELVAQGLARVYSQPPNTARQGELLAAQREALEAGRGIWREALKQDEDFYLANRKTLRFHRPHCHLAREIAPANRLKIDSKKDAYLQGFSPCRTCKP from the coding sequence ATGAGCTGGCGGTGGCTTTGTAGGCTGCTCCTTGCGGGGCTGGTGTTGGCAGGGGCCGCGGCCTGCGGCGCCGGCCCCACCCAGGCGCCGGCCACCGGGGTGGTGGCCCAGGTGCAGGACGGCGACACCCTCACCCTCACCGACGGCCGCCGGGTGCGCCTGGTGGGCATTGACGCCCCGGAGCTGGAAAAGGAGGGCCAGCCGGCGGAATTCCTGGCCCACAAGGCCAAAAAAGTCCTCACCGAGCTCACCCGGGGCCAACGCGTGCGCCTGGAATATGACCAGCTCCGCTACGACCGCTTCCAACGCCTCTTGGCTTACGTATTCCTGGAAGACGGCACCTTCGTTAACCGGGAGCTGGTGGCCCAGGGACTGGCCCGGGTGTACAGCCAGCCCCCCAACACCGCCCGCCAGGGGGAGCTTTTGGCCGCCCAGCGGGAGGCCCTGGAGGCCGGCCGGGGCATCTGGCGGGAGGCCCTGAAGCAGGACGAGGACTTCTACCTGGCCAACAGAAAAACCCTGCGCTTCCACCGGCCACACTGCCACCTGGCCCGGGAGATCGCCCCCGCCAACCGCCTGAAGATAGACTCTAAAAAAGACGCCTACCTCCAGGGCTTCAGCCCCTGCCGCACCTGCAAGCCGTGA